Part of the Hyalangium ruber genome, GGTGACGCTGCCGCCGGGCCTCAAGCGCGCCATCCACGCCTACTTCGAGTCGGGCATGAACCAGCTCGAGCTGCCCCCGCACATGGGAGGCCTCGGCGCGCCGCCCACGCTGACCTGGGCCACCTTCGAGCTGCTGGTGGGCGCCAACGCCCCGGTGGCCTTCTACACGCTGGGCACCCTGGTGGCCCGCGTCATCGACCGGCTGGGCACCGACTCCCAGAAGAAGCGCTACCTGCCCACGATGATCGACCAGCGGTGGATCGGCACCATGGTGCTCACCGAGCCGGACGCCGGCAGTGACGTGGGCGCCGCCCGCGCCAAGGCCCGCCACGTCGGCGGAGACGTGTGGGAAATCGAAGGCGTCAAGCGCTTCATCACCAGCGCCGAGCACGACGCCTCGGACAACATCATCCACATGGTGCTGGCGCGGCCCGAGGGCGCCGGCCCCGGCACCAAGGGGCTCTCGCTCTTCATCGTCCCCAAGTTCTGGGTGGATGAGGACGGGAAGATGGGCGAGCGCAACGGCGTGGTGTGTACCAAGCTCGAGCACAAGATGGGCATCAAGGGCTCCGTCACCTGCGAGCTGACGTTCGGTGACGGCAAGCCCGCGCGCGGCCTGCTCCTCGGCGAAGTCCACGAGGGCATCCGGCAGATGTTCCACATCATCGAGCAGGCGCGCATGGCGGTGGGCATGAAGTCCATGGCCACGCTGTCCACCGCGTACCAGAACGCGCTGGAGTTCACCAAGGAGCGCGTGCAGGGCGCCGACCTGCTCGCCGCGCGCGACAAGGGCGCCCCGCGCGTGTCCATCATCCGCCACCCGGACGTGCGGCGGATGCTGATGGCGCAGAAGGCGCACTCCGAGGGCATGCGCGCCCTCTGCCTCTTCACCACCTCCATCCAGGACCAGGTGGAAATCAAGGGCGGCCACCGCGCCACCGACGCCGCGGAGCTGGACGCGCTCAACGACTTGCTGCTGCCGCTGGTGAAGGGCTACTGCTCGGAGAAGGCCTACGAGATGCTGGGCGTGTCGCTGCAGTGCTTCGGCGGCTCGGGCTACCTGGCCGACTACCCCATCGAGCAGTACATTCGGGATCAGAAGATCGACACCCTCTACGAGGGCACCACCCACATCCAGGCGCTGGACCTGCTGATGCGCAAGGTGGCGCGCGACGGTGGAGCGACGCTCCAGGGTCTGCTCTCGCAGGTGCGGCAGACGGCCGATTCGGACCTGGGCGGCAAGGAGCTGGAGTCCGAGCGCGCCGCGCTGGGCAAGGCCCTCACCGAGCTGGAGACGATGCTGGGCACGCTCATGAGCAAGCTGGGCGACTCGCTCTACCACGTGGGCCTTCAGGGCAACCGCGTGCTGATGGCCGTGGCGGAGGTCATCATCGGCTGGCTGCTCGTCCGGCACGCGGAGGTGGCGCTGGAGCGCACCAAGGTGAACCCCGGCGACAAGGCCTTCTACGCGGGCAAGCTCGCCTCGGCGCGCTGGTTCTGCCGCGAGGTGCTGCCCGGCATCAGCCACTCGGCCCGCATGGTGGAGCAGAGTGCGCTGGACCTGATGGAAGTGCCCGAAGAGGCCTTCTGAGCCCTCGGGAGTAGCAGGGTGTAGGCGC contains:
- a CDS encoding acyl-CoA dehydrogenase; the protein is MSSPNHYKPNLRDLQFNLFEFLDIGRTSLGKGPFGDFDETAARQTLETFAQVCVNEIAPSFAEADQHPPVLENGKVTLPPGLKRAIHAYFESGMNQLELPPHMGGLGAPPTLTWATFELLVGANAPVAFYTLGTLVARVIDRLGTDSQKKRYLPTMIDQRWIGTMVLTEPDAGSDVGAARAKARHVGGDVWEIEGVKRFITSAEHDASDNIIHMVLARPEGAGPGTKGLSLFIVPKFWVDEDGKMGERNGVVCTKLEHKMGIKGSVTCELTFGDGKPARGLLLGEVHEGIRQMFHIIEQARMAVGMKSMATLSTAYQNALEFTKERVQGADLLAARDKGAPRVSIIRHPDVRRMLMAQKAHSEGMRALCLFTTSIQDQVEIKGGHRATDAAELDALNDLLLPLVKGYCSEKAYEMLGVSLQCFGGSGYLADYPIEQYIRDQKIDTLYEGTTHIQALDLLMRKVARDGGATLQGLLSQVRQTADSDLGGKELESERAALGKALTELETMLGTLMSKLGDSLYHVGLQGNRVLMAVAEVIIGWLLVRHAEVALERTKVNPGDKAFYAGKLASARWFCREVLPGISHSARMVEQSALDLMEVPEEAF